CTATTTTATGGAAAGCCAATATGCCTGGCGCCACCAAAAAGCCGTTGGGTACTTTAACGACCGTTACGTATACAGTGATTATATTTAAATACTAAAAAGTTTTCAGAATTCAACAAGATGGGCATGGCTCGATAATCTGGGGTTTCACAAGTTCCTTCAGGGCTGGTTAATTATATCATGGATTCGCTGCCATTCGACTCGAAAACACTATTAATTGGGGGGTTTGTGgccttcttcgtcattaCACTCGCCTCCCGGTTCTTGGGATCAAAGAAGGCGATTCCAGTGTTGATCAAGGACCAATACCAGGAATTCCCcttggtttcaaaaactgtcTTGACCCACAACACGGCAGTTTACAGGTTCGGCCTGCCAAAGCAATCTGATGTGCTCGGACTTCCAATCGGCCAGCACATCTCGATCAAGGGAAACTTGCCAGACGGCAAGGAGATCATGAGATCTTACACTCCCACCTCCTTGGACTCAGACTCCGTTGGTTTCTTCGAATTGTTGATCAAGTCTTATGATCAAGGTAACGTCTCTAAGATGATCGGAGAGCTCCAAATCGGCGACAAGATCAAAGTGCGCGGCCCTAAAGGATTCTACACATACACCCCTAATATGAATTCCGAGATCGGCATGATCGCCGGTGGCACTGGTATTGCTCCCATGTATCAAATCATCAAGGCTATACACTCTGACCCAAAAGACCGTACAAAAGTGTCTATCGTTTACGGTAGTCAGACTGAAGATGACATtctattgaagaaagagctggaCGCAATTGTCGAGTCTAACCCAGAACAGTTCAAGGTCCACTACCTTCTGGACAAGCCTGCTAGGGACACTTGGACTGGCGGCGTTGGATACGTTACTCCTGACGTCATGAAAAGCTACCTTCCAGCACCCGGTCCAGGCGCCCAATTGCTTGTCTGCGGCCCTCCAGGCATGGTTTCCTctgtgaagaagaatgcTGTTGCTCTAGGCTTCGAGAAGGCTAAACCTGTCTCCAAAATGGGTGATCaagtcttcgtcttctgaGGGAGCGACTTTAATAATCTCTATACAGATCTCATCAAAACATTTCATTGAAAAGTATCGAATTTATTTACAGTCACGCTTTGAACTCTCTATAAACAAAGCTGGTATAGGTAAATTCTCTCTTTACTAATCTTTTCGTTAATGCCCGCAGCCGGCTGCGCATTTACAGCGCAAGTCTCTTGATCTGCTCGAGTTTTTCGTTCACAGCTTTCCCAAGCTCAACCTCTGTGTTCAGGTCCAAAAGTTTCGAGTGAATTGACTGCAGAGCCTTAATGGCATTGTCTTCATCGATCACGCAGGAGATGTTGATCTCGTTAGCACCCTGAGAAATCATCTCGATATTAATGCCTTGCTCGGCCAGGGTTGTGAACATCGTACCGGCGATACCAATAAACTGTTTCATTTGCTTACCGACCAACGAAATAATGACAAGTTTCTTAGTGAGTTCAACTGACccgagctttttcagctcctcGACAGCCTTCTTCAGAGCTTTCGCCGAGTCGTTGTCCGGCACGGGCAAAGCCATGGAAACATGAACCTCGGAAGTAGAAATCAAATCTACAACCAGCTTGTATTTGTCCAGTGTGGTAAATATTTGGGCCAAGAAGCCGTGCGACAATGTCTTTTTATTGGAATGAATGCTGACAACGTATATGTCACTTTTGCTGGTGATGGCTGTAGCACCACGCCTCCTCTGCTCAAAGAAGGAGTTGCTCAATGTGACTGGTGGGTGAGGAGGAGTAGATTCACCCTTCTTTGCGACATTGTCAGGATAAATAACAGTGCCGTCGCCTCTAGGGTTCTGAACGTTCTTGATTCTGATTGGAATCTTGGCTCTGATAACCTGCTCCATGGTGAATGGGTGGATAACCTCAGAACCGTAGTAGGTCAACTCGGAGGCCTCTTCTGGAGTAACGCTGGCAAGGAGTCTAGCCTGTGGCACCTTACGAGGGTCTGCTGTGAAGATACCATCGacttctttccaaacttgaagctcgTCGGCGTTGAGGCCGACAGCGATCAAGGCTGCGCAAAGGTCAGTGTACCCACGACCAACACCATTCAGAAGACCCATGGGGACCAGACCAAAGAACCCAGTAATAACAGGAACGACGGGCTCGCCTTTGGCATGTAGATCAAGAACAGGTTGCAGTTTCTCCTTGAAAGCCATCACTAAAAATGTGTAGAAGCTGGTATCCAGGGTGCCCTGCCGGCATTCGTAATCGTGGGGAATAACTGAAGACAAATCCACGTACTGCGCTGGAACTCCGTGTTCGTTACACAAGGCAGCCATGAACAAGCAGCTGAGCTTCTCACCGCACGACATGACGAGATCCATTGTCCTCAGCGACACCTCGCCCAAAACTTGCGACGCATTGAggtatttttcaaccaaaTCTAGCTCCGCAATGGTATCTTGaatcaacttcttctgcagctcAGGGTTGCTGATGCGCTGTTTGGCGTTCGAGATATGGTCGTCTCTCACCTTCTGCAGGACCTCAGCGAAGCTTGGGTCGCTGTTACACACTAGGTCACATGCTCTCAAAAGACGCGAAGTGGTTCCCTCGGCCTTAGTATCGCTTGAGCGCGCAGAACACACTACAGCCacgttgttcttgaactgcGTTGTGTAGACTTTCACGATTTCATCGACTATTTGCTCGGGAAATTTACCGACACTGGTCCCGCCAAATTTCTGGACGATCCAatttgtttgaagagcCATACTTTAATATTGAGGAAGCGAAAGATTGATGAAGCTGAGTGGGCTGCAAAAAGTCCCTGTTAGCTCTCGAGAAGACTCACGGTTACAGATTGAAggtctcttcttttgacCTTCCGAAAATGAATAATGATTTATATAATATACATGGCGAAAAAATTTCTTTCAGCGGGCCACTGAGTCATGTTGACCATTCCACCGAGACGGTGGAACGTTAATGAACCGGCAGTTGGGAACGCTTGCTAACAGGCTTCTGGTGCTTGCTTAATTCCTCCTCTTGGTGTCTAAAATATAATTCAAGGAGCCGAAGAGCCAGTAAACACGTAGCTTGCTGCCACGCCACAGTTTTCCTCCTGGAAGTGAcactttgtttttggaactAAACCTACAAGCAGCGGATTAAGGAACTGAAACATAGCTCATGGCAAGCACCCCGGACAGCAGATAGGGTCCAGaaatgattttttttcgtCTTAAGCAGCTCACGCCCGAGCTGTTATGCTGTACACCTCCTTTGCCATGCATGGCTTGGGAGGCTACCCTAAAAAGACTGAGGCGCACAATAGTTGTGTACGCCATTCTATAACGACCACGAGGGTATATCGAAGTTCTCGCCTGCCATCTCTTCCGGCAAGGCCCCTAATACCACGTGCTCCATCATACTCGGGCATCGCAGCTTAACGTAGACTAGCATTATTATGCAAACGCCCATCACGACGGCGATAGCTAGAGCGTTGAGTTCACGGCGGACTTCGGCGTCGCCCTTGTAGACACTGGGGTTTCTCGATCGCAGCTCGCCAGTGGCCCATTTAAGGTTCCGGAAGCCCAAAGGGGTCTCCGGCACATGCTTAACCCAGGTCCAGAGTTGCTCCCAGTATGAGCTGTGCTCAGGAGCGAACTCTGAGGCctgctgttgtttttgtgGTGTCGACAGTGCTGTTGTAACTGGTCTGGCCTTCAGCACTCCGACACAAGCCCCCGAACCCAAGTCGAACATTAGGGACTCCATCGAATGGCCCACATCATCAAACTGAGCGGTAGCGTCTTTGCCCGCGAGCTTCAGCATCACCTGCGCCCCGCCGGGATGTTGTGTCAGGTATCTGGACACGTCGTAGACCGCGCCATGGATCGCAAGCCAGCAGTCTTCCGCGCTCGTATGAGTCGCCAACTCTTCCCGCGATATTACAGGCGGCTGTTCCAGCACAGTGTGCTCAGCCGCGCCGAGGTCCTGTTCCTCCTTTTCCAGGCAAAACCGGACTTTTTTCTGGCTCTCAAGCGGCATCGTGCGACAGTGCAATAGGGAGTATAGTAGCTAAGATTCGATAGTagatcttcttgttgctgCGTGGGCTTGCTTCTGGTCTTCCACGCAAGCTGGACGGTTTTGTTGATATTGAATCTTGTTTTTATCAGTACGTTATTCCTTCTTAGCGATAGCGAAAAATGCAAGAATATTGATAAATGGTCCTATTTAGGACGGAAAGTCAATGTGGAACGTGTTTTCGCTTTCAAGACGGCTAATTTTGGGTCTTCAGAGTCCGGTTTGAGTTCTATCAGTAGTCTCCTTGAATGCTAAAGTTGCTCTGGTGTTCGATATTGTCAAACCGTTATTGGAATTGTCTAATTTTTTCGGTGATTAAGGAAATATAATATTCCGAGTCCCGTCAATATAACCCCGGTTGGCGAATGGAAGGATTCTCCTGCTAGCGTCCTTCTAGTCTAGCGGAATGTAGTGCGCAACGTGTTATAGTCTGACATGTATTTAGAGTTTTTCCCGATCTGAAGTTCTAGGGTAGGGGGCCCTCCTTGTAATGAGTTTCCGGGAAGAAGAATGTTGCTCACAAGTTCGTGAGTTGGTAGCTCTGAAGGGCTGTAGTGCTGGCGGACAGGTTCATTCACGTCGCCAGCGGCCTCATTCTCTGTTCAGGGTTTAAAGCTTTGAGGTGGCTAGTAAATATAAGTGAGGTTTGTGCCATGCGTCTGCGACCTGCTCAAGTATAGTACGCTCAATCaggaaagaagagcagTTTGGGTATTTACGAAATTGCTGTGCTCTGCTTTGTTGACTTAACTCTTGGCTGTCAAAGCTTGAGCCCGGGCTGCGAAATGAAGTGTGGCCTTGGGCTTGGCCAGAACATTTGGCATAGACACGATCCTAGCCTAAACCAAAAGGTTTCGATGCTAAACTGTCCCGTCTTCGCACTGCTCAAAATCGTAACCATCTCGGCCTGACAGCGAGAGTGTGTCTTCCACGTTCTCCGAGGGAAGGGGCGTCAAGCCACTGGCGCAAGGGCCTTGAGGCGGGTGAagggtttttcaaagagctttcatAGCCAAGCAAGCTGAACCAGTCTTGGAGCTTTGCGGCCGGCGGTCGTGTAGCTCATAGAAACATAGGCTCTTGGAGCCCGTGTTTCGCAACCGCTCATTTAAGAGGACGGCCGTCTCAGGTTAGCCAACGTGGATTCTAAATGATATCTAACAGACCTGTAAGTCCTCCGCGATCATTATTACCAACTAGAAGCCTCTGGTCTGTGGCTTGACAGTGATTGCTCGTTCCCTCGAAGCGATGACACCGCGAAACATTGTATCCACGTGACTGTAATGTATATTATCGCTATTTGATCGATATCATGTCAAACTTCCTCTGGAAACTGCAAAAATCTGGTAG
Above is a genomic segment from Lachancea thermotolerans CBS 6340 chromosome A complete sequence containing:
- the HOM3 gene encoding aspartate kinase (highly similar to uniprot|P10869 Saccharomyces cerevisiae YER052C HOM3 Aspartate kinase (L-aspartate 4-P-transferase) cytoplasmic enzyme that catalyzes the first step in the common pathway for methionine and threonine biosynthesis expression regulated by Gcn4p and the general control of amino acid synthesis); this translates as MALQTNWIVQKFGGTSVGKFPEQIVDEIVKVYTTQFKNNVAVVCSARSSDTKAEGTTSRLLRACDLVCNSDPSFAEVLQKVRDDHISNAKQRISNPELQKKLIQDTIAELDLVEKYLNASQVLGEVSLRTMDLVMSCGEKLSCLFMAALCNEHGVPAQYVDLSSVIPHDYECRQGTLDTSFYTFLVMAFKEKLQPVLDLHAKGEPVVPVITGFFGLVPMGLLNGVGRGYTDLCAALIAVGLNADELQVWKEVDGIFTADPRKVPQARLLASVTPEEASELTYYGSEVIHPFTMEQVIRAKIPIRIKNVQNPRGDGTVIYPDNVAKKGESTPPHPPVTLSNSFFEQRRRGATAITSKSDIYVVSIHSNKKTLSHGFLAQIFTTLDKYKLVVDLISTSEVHVSMALPVPDNDSAKALKKAVEELKKLGSVELTKKLVIISLVGKQMKQFIGIAGTMFTTLAEQGINIEMISQGANEINISCVIDEDNAIKALQSIHSKLLDLNTEVELGKAVNEKLEQIKRLAL
- the CBR1 gene encoding cytochrome-b5 reductase (similar to uniprot|P38626 Saccharomyces cerevisiae YIL043C CBR1 cytochrome b reductase) — its product is MDSLPFDSKTLLIGGFVAFFVITLASRFLGSKKAIPVLIKDQYQEFPLVSKTVLTHNTAVYRFGLPKQSDVLGLPIGQHISIKGNLPDGKEIMRSYTPTSLDSDSVGFFELLIKSYDQGNVSKMIGELQIGDKIKVRGPKGFYTYTPNMNSEIGMIAGGTGIAPMYQIIKAIHSDPKDRTKVSIVYGSQTEDDILLKKELDAIVESNPEQFKVHYLLDKPARDTWTGGVGYVTPDVMKSYLPAPGPGAQLLVCGPPGMVSSVKKNAVALGFEKAKPVSKMGDQVFVF
- a CDS encoding cytochrome b5-like heme/steroid binding domain-containing protein (weakly similar to uniprot|P40312 Saccharomyces cerevisiae YNL111C CYB5 Cytochrome b5, involved in the sterol and lipid biosynthesis pathways), whose amino-acid sequence is MPLESQKKVRFCLEKEEQDLGAAEHTVLEQPPVISREELATHTSAEDCWLAIHGAVYDVSRYLTQHPGGAQVMLKLAGKDATAQFDDVGHSMESLMFDLGSGACVGVLKARPVTTALSTPQKQQQASEFAPEHSSYWEQLWTWVKHVPETPLGFRNLKWATGELRSRNPSVYKGDAEVRRELNALAIAVVMGVCIIMLVYVKLRCPSMMEHVVLGALPEEMAGENFDIPSWSL